The window ATGGCTTTGGTCGATCTAGATGGACTAGGATTTTCAACTACAATACGAACAACTATTTTACTTATACCAAAGTATTTGCTGAGAAACATGATTTTGAAGCAGTGGCTGGGATGTCATTCCAGAAATCTGATCAGTATTTTACTTTTGTAGAAGGACAAGAATTTCCTTTGGATGAATTAAGAACCTTGGCTTCGGCAGCTGAAATTATCGGAGGCTCTTCCACAGTTACTAATTTCACTTTCTTATCTTATTTTTCTAGGATCAACTATAAGTATGCTGATAAGTATTTGGCTACTTTAAGTGCGAGAGTGGATGGATCTTCGAGATTTGGGGAGAACAACAAATATGGTTTCTTCCCTGCGGCATCCGTTGGCTGGTTGGTGTCAGAAGAAAGTTTCTTAAAAGGAAATAGTAAGTTGAGTCTCTTGAAAGTAAGAGGTTCATATGGTCTAACGGGTAATGCTGAAATTGGAAACTTTGATCATTTGGGACTTTTTGGTTCTTCTTCGTATGCATTGATTCCAGGTTTGATACCTTCTCAGATTCCAAATCCTAATTTGACTTGGGAAAAAACTGCTCAACTAGATTTGGGAATTGAATTCGCCTTATTCAATGATAGAATTACGGGGGAATTGGATTTCTATGACAAAAACACCACTGACCTTCTTTTGAATGTGCCTGTACCTGCTACTTCTGGATTCAACATCCAAAGACAGAATATTGGTAGAATGCAGAACTATGGTTTTGAAGTAGTTTTAAATTCTGTCAATGTTGCTAAGCAGAATTTTACTTGGAATACATCTTTCAACTTTGCTAGAAATATCAATAGAGTGAGAGAATTAGCACCTGGTCAGGAATCGATTCCACCTTCTTCTTCAAGATTCTTAAATGGAGTATTTATTGGACAATCCATTGGTGTATTCTATGGCCCAGCTTATGCAGGAGTAGATCCTGCAAATGGAGATGCATTATACTATTCTAATGCTGAAAAAACAGAAACTACCAATAATTACAATGATGCTGAGAGAATGTTTGTAGGTGATCCTAATCCGAGATTTTTTGGTGGATTGACCAATAACATGACTTTTGGCGACTTTGATTTGAGTATTTTATTTCAAGGGGTATTTGGGAATGATATCTATGATGGAGGTGGAGGTTTCTTCGCTGCCAATGGTGATTGGTTCGACAATTCCACAAAAGATCAGTTGAACAGATGGCAAAATCCAGGTGATATAACTGATATACCACAAGCAAGGCTTGGAGAGTGTAATGGTTGTAATGCTTCAAGCAGATATATATCTGACGGTAGCTATGTAAGGTTAAGAACTTTGACACTTGGATATTCCATCCCAAAAACTTCTTTGGAAAGGTTCAAATTGAGCTCAATGAGAGTATTCTTTACAGGACAAAACTTACTGACGTTCACCAAGTATAAAGGATGGGATCCAGAAGTAAATGCTGATTACCTAGCCAGTAACGTGTTCCAAGGCAATGATTTCTATTCAGCGCCTCAGGCAAAAACATTCTCTCTTGGTATTAATGTTGGATTTTAATTAAGAAAGAAGATGAAAAAATATATAATAACAGGACTAATTAGTTTGACAGCAATTTTCAGTAGTTGTGATGATCAACTCTTTCAGACGCCTTTTCAAAGTATAGATCAAAATTTGGCATTGAATAGTGATGCAAATGTCAAAAGTGTTTTGATAGGTGCATATGGAGAGATGAGAGGCGTGTCGCTTTATGGAGGAAGGTTACAGCTTTTTTCTGAAATGCTCGGCGCAAATAGCGAAGTGAGATGGGAAGGTACTTTCAATCAGCCAAGAGAAATGTTCAACAAACAAATCTTTGTAAACAACTCTTTTGTAGAAGGCACATGGGCAGCAGCTTATAGAGCAATTAATATTTCAAATAACGTACTTTCTGCACTCGATGTAGTGAATGAAGCAGATAGAGCACGAATTGAAGGCGAAGCCCTTTTTATTAGAGGCTCCATGTATTTTGAGTTGATCAAGCTTTATGCTCAGCCATTTACAAGTGGCAATACAACAACCAATCTTGGCGTTCCATTGATTTTAACTCCTACCAGAGCGATCACAGAAGAGAATTTTGTTTCTAGAAATACTGTAGCAGAAGTTTATCAGCAAATCCTAGATGATTTGAATAGAGCAGAATCACTTCTACCTCCTGTAAATAGCTTTCTAGCACGAAATTATGTTGCTGCGGCACAGCTTTCAAGAGTTTATCTTCAAATGGAAAGTTTCGCAGATGCTAGAGATGCCGCTAATAGAGCGATCAATACTGCTACTACGAATGGGAAAAGCTTGGTGCCGGTATTTATGAATGCTTTCAACACTGACAATGACTCTCAGGAAGATTTGTTTACTATTCAAGTCAATACCCAGGATCCTGCTAATGACATGTTCTTGTTCTACTCCTTGCCTCAGTTTGGTGCAAGAGGTGGAGATGTAGCGATACTTTCTCAGCATATAGCACAATACGAGGCTGACGATGACAGATTGGATCAATTCTTCTTTGATGCAGGTGAGGAAAGAACTGCAAAGTGGAGAGATCAATTTAAGAAT is drawn from Belliella baltica DSM 15883 and contains these coding sequences:
- a CDS encoding RagB/SusD family nutrient uptake outer membrane protein; the encoded protein is MKKYIITGLISLTAIFSSCDDQLFQTPFQSIDQNLALNSDANVKSVLIGAYGEMRGVSLYGGRLQLFSEMLGANSEVRWEGTFNQPREMFNKQIFVNNSFVEGTWAAAYRAINISNNVLSALDVVNEADRARIEGEALFIRGSMYFELIKLYAQPFTSGNTTTNLGVPLILTPTRAITEENFVSRNTVAEVYQQILDDLNRAESLLPPVNSFLARNYVAAAQLSRVYLQMESFADARDAANRAINTATTNGKSLVPVFMNAFNTDNDSQEDLFTIQVNTQDPANDMFLFYSLPQFGARGGDVAILSQHIAQYEADDDRLDQFFFDAGEERTAKWRDQFKNVKVIRLAELYLTRAEANLREGTAIGATPLEDVNRIRTRVDLLPLLSVTVADILRERKLELAHEGHAIHDVKRTRGSVTEGNTTYQFNDPRMVFPIPQREMDANPNLVQNQGYGG